A single region of the Enterococcus mundtii genome encodes:
- a CDS encoding tape measure protein has protein sequence MTKDGKISILIDVDAKQVPNVISSIEKNFGQLGKNADDITKKIGNNMGANTETGAKVANQAVDSVEQSMTDLGRSTDTATVKAGKSLSENFEVGSKAANTATDSVAKGVADLTSTTSTELAKSGRIMGESFDSGAKNANQANDSVVKSVTSLVSSVESSAPKIGKELGGSFQSGAKEATSALDGIGKSSSNMLASIEATSPKAGRSIGNSFEAGSKQAASALGSIEKSSAQMVRPVELSATKAGKSIETSLEAGSKDGAKTVSDAVDAMKKDLTSLGDEAEKSGAKMSTSFSQPEPKANLLTGSVGKLSAAMLITKGATTALTMAKGSLDGAFGRIDTLNNFENTMTRLTSSSEEAAAGMEGVRDVVVGTNYMLDSAAQTVQRLVMQNGSLEQSTKSYQIWGDAVAMYGDGAAETMDNVMDAMIQMRATGTVNMAQMDRMVRRGVDPWKIYEDATGMSMQSIRDALRDGEISANEFFDTVEQAMRDGGNEFTSVSGMAQQAGDTWAGSFANMATATSRGTANIIASMDEAFSETRFGSMKENIQGFGKTFEGALNGIAGVIPPVVSAVDTMTGGVIAVKNAAVTASPVIIGLGTAFGGLLIVQKVAIGTTSFIQMLKYLTGATSAATMATNVNTVATKLASGANTTNAASLKGAIAAQKTYAIATSASVAATKALGVAKALILNPALALGVVALGAAGYAATKMGMNFFDARKKTKELASELDGLKDDLDNVGKSTQSSAKEFESQAKVIESNTERNKDLAAELQRLSAIEDKSAADKKLMADTVDELNNSVTGLNLSYDEETGLLNATTEEINKRIEASKGMEEVNRLTERQKTLNQEAADIESSLTEVAKERMRLEKEASESGVDGKKKVKESLEGLSQKEDELQSLLVENQSERNQLYTEEQEKRRAVAETVSEANSQMITSWNVLSDAQQAALESMNSMYKKLVEESGNAFKQIEQQEAISLDQMKENLQKNAEAMRTWSTNVAILAKAGVDDGIIMQLEKLGPAGALQTQQMVDEMGLNLSSLAELGGEHTKKLLEQMGLHMEDLPKISAEQSAWFVENLDLELGKLPETAQQHISDLNGTADATMKQAMASMGNIVGEETETVAEKFGLIPEKSEASLRRGTEGRDFAQWGRQPVEEIGDGMVEATAKVEEAAKEVAQTSERVMGPQLEQTDYASMGTAPPTKLGQGILDNITSVEEASKEVAQTPETMFQETIQANRYIPTGKETGKGLSEGINQSNADVELAAKAIGMIPENTIQAEMTTEKTKESGTEVGRGIAQGIDSSQEAVQQSAKAVADTPNNELSSHMNQGIYAEYGQAVGEGLATGIAATSPVVVAEVNKLVDQMVKQTDIGIKNMTVSFNQVVPDVANALSALPMVASNSMNSMNMSFQSGSQVQLATVKALNSNLIRTFTNTPSEFQSIGRDIMSRLNSGMMAESSRVVATSRNISNRIVQSFNQLPNQMQMTGRNAISSLNSGMNSSVRQPILTASRTSSAVVSAFSGLPNQLNGVGRDAMAGLNAGLNAGTASVLATANRIANQVAATMKSALDINSPSKVMANEVGRWIPEGVAAGIEKYAGVVYQEIDNLSAGMLKITTPEVALGSARMWRELSNEKISQTIVHQSSSVDMAELARVLNSRPIKVNSILDGEKISSTFDQSLGRQMYKRQYTGGVGFA, from the coding sequence ATGACTAAAGATGGCAAAATAAGTATTCTGATTGATGTCGACGCCAAGCAGGTTCCTAATGTAATAAGTTCAATTGAAAAAAACTTTGGACAGTTAGGAAAAAATGCTGATGATATTACAAAAAAAATTGGTAATAATATGGGTGCCAATACTGAGACAGGAGCGAAAGTTGCTAATCAAGCAGTAGATTCAGTTGAACAGTCGATGACTGATTTGGGAAGATCGACTGATACGGCTACTGTCAAAGCTGGGAAATCATTAAGCGAAAACTTCGAAGTGGGATCTAAGGCCGCTAATACCGCAACAGATAGCGTGGCTAAAGGAGTGGCAGATCTAACTTCCACGACGAGCACTGAACTAGCTAAGTCAGGACGTATCATGGGTGAATCCTTTGATTCTGGTGCCAAAAATGCCAATCAGGCCAATGACAGTGTCGTTAAATCAGTCACAAGCTTGGTTTCTTCTGTGGAATCTTCTGCACCTAAAATTGGTAAAGAGCTTGGTGGCTCCTTTCAATCTGGTGCCAAGGAGGCGACTAGCGCTTTAGATGGTATCGGGAAATCAAGCAGTAACATGTTAGCCAGTATTGAAGCGACGTCACCTAAGGCAGGTAGAAGCATCGGTAATTCGTTTGAAGCAGGTTCCAAGCAAGCAGCTAGCGCTCTTGGATCTATAGAAAAGTCCTCTGCGCAGATGGTTCGTCCTGTTGAATTATCAGCAACTAAGGCAGGAAAGAGCATTGAGACTAGTTTAGAAGCTGGTTCCAAAGACGGAGCAAAGACTGTCAGTGATGCGGTTGATGCGATGAAAAAGGATCTTACGTCATTGGGTGATGAAGCAGAAAAGTCTGGTGCTAAAATGAGTACCTCCTTTTCTCAACCAGAGCCAAAAGCCAATTTGTTAACAGGCTCTGTGGGCAAACTAAGTGCAGCAATGTTGATCACAAAAGGAGCAACTACAGCACTAACGATGGCTAAAGGTTCATTAGATGGTGCATTTGGTCGTATTGATACTTTGAATAACTTTGAAAATACGATGACCCGTTTAACAAGCAGCTCAGAAGAAGCAGCTGCAGGGATGGAAGGCGTTCGAGATGTCGTTGTTGGTACAAACTACATGCTGGATAGTGCGGCACAGACAGTTCAACGTTTAGTGATGCAAAATGGTTCATTAGAACAATCGACGAAAAGTTATCAAATCTGGGGTGATGCAGTTGCCATGTATGGTGATGGCGCTGCAGAAACAATGGATAATGTGATGGATGCAATGATCCAGATGCGAGCAACCGGAACGGTTAACATGGCACAAATGGATCGTATGGTTCGCCGTGGAGTAGATCCTTGGAAAATCTATGAAGATGCGACTGGTATGAGTATGCAAAGTATTCGTGATGCGTTGCGTGATGGCGAAATTAGTGCCAATGAGTTTTTTGATACGGTTGAACAGGCTATGCGTGATGGTGGGAATGAATTCACATCGGTTTCTGGAATGGCTCAACAAGCTGGGGATACTTGGGCAGGATCGTTTGCCAATATGGCTACTGCAACAAGCCGAGGAACAGCAAATATTATCGCATCTATGGACGAGGCATTCTCAGAAACACGTTTTGGCTCGATGAAAGAAAACATCCAAGGATTTGGTAAAACATTTGAAGGTGCGCTAAATGGGATTGCTGGTGTAATCCCTCCTGTTGTTTCGGCTGTTGATACGATGACCGGTGGGGTTATTGCTGTGAAGAACGCAGCTGTGACGGCTTCACCAGTGATTATCGGATTAGGAACTGCATTTGGTGGACTACTTATTGTACAGAAAGTAGCTATAGGAACAACAAGTTTTATCCAAATGTTGAAATATTTAACTGGAGCTACTTCTGCTGCCACAATGGCTACTAATGTTAATACAGTTGCAACTAAGTTGGCATCAGGTGCTAATACAACCAATGCGGCTTCACTTAAAGGTGCTATTGCAGCACAAAAAACTTATGCTATTGCAACTAGTGCTTCTGTAGCGGCTACAAAAGCACTTGGAGTAGCTAAAGCATTAATACTAAATCCTGCATTAGCTCTAGGGGTAGTGGCGTTAGGTGCAGCAGGATATGCAGCTACCAAGATGGGAATGAACTTCTTTGATGCTCGAAAAAAAACTAAGGAATTAGCAAGTGAATTAGATGGATTAAAAGACGATCTAGATAATGTCGGAAAGTCAACCCAGTCCAGTGCAAAAGAATTTGAATCACAAGCTAAAGTGATCGAGTCGAATACAGAAAGAAACAAGGATCTAGCAGCTGAATTACAAAGGCTTTCAGCAATTGAAGATAAATCGGCTGCGGATAAAAAATTGATGGCTGATACAGTTGATGAACTGAATAATTCAGTGACTGGTCTAAATCTCTCTTACGACGAAGAAACAGGCTTGCTTAATGCAACCACAGAAGAAATAAACAAACGGATTGAAGCTTCTAAAGGAATGGAAGAAGTCAATCGGCTAACCGAACGACAAAAGACGTTGAATCAAGAAGCTGCAGACATTGAATCCTCATTAACTGAAGTAGCCAAAGAACGTATGAGATTAGAGAAAGAAGCCTCAGAATCTGGCGTGGATGGAAAGAAAAAGGTTAAAGAATCGCTGGAAGGACTGTCTCAGAAGGAAGATGAACTTCAAAGTTTACTTGTTGAAAATCAATCTGAACGAAATCAATTGTACACGGAGGAGCAAGAGAAAAGGCGAGCAGTCGCAGAGACAGTCTCAGAAGCTAATTCTCAGATGATTACTTCATGGAATGTTCTATCTGATGCACAACAAGCTGCCTTGGAATCTATGAATAGCATGTACAAAAAGCTGGTAGAAGAATCAGGGAATGCTTTTAAGCAGATTGAACAACAAGAAGCGATAAGCTTAGATCAAATGAAAGAAAATCTACAAAAAAATGCTGAAGCTATGAGAACGTGGTCTACCAATGTTGCCATTTTGGCGAAGGCCGGTGTAGATGATGGCATTATTATGCAACTTGAAAAATTAGGTCCAGCAGGTGCATTACAAACGCAACAGATGGTAGATGAGATGGGGTTAAATCTTAGTTCATTAGCGGAGTTAGGTGGAGAACATACAAAAAAACTGCTGGAACAAATGGGTCTTCATATGGAGGACCTACCAAAAATATCAGCTGAACAATCGGCGTGGTTTGTTGAAAATTTAGATCTTGAATTAGGTAAATTACCAGAAACAGCACAACAGCACATTAGTGATTTAAATGGGACTGCGGATGCAACGATGAAGCAAGCGATGGCGAGTATGGGGAATATCGTTGGTGAAGAAACGGAAACTGTTGCTGAAAAATTTGGATTAATTCCAGAAAAAAGTGAGGCATCTTTACGGAGAGGAACAGAGGGGCGAGACTTTGCACAGTGGGGACGTCAACCTGTCGAAGAAATTGGGGATGGGATGGTAGAGGCAACCGCCAAAGTAGAGGAAGCAGCAAAGGAAGTTGCTCAAACGTCAGAGAGAGTTATGGGCCCTCAACTAGAACAAACAGACTACGCCTCAATGGGTACAGCACCACCAACAAAATTGGGGCAAGGAATTTTAGATAATATTACTTCAGTAGAAGAAGCTTCTAAAGAAGTAGCACAAACTCCAGAAACAATGTTTCAGGAAACCATACAAGCAAATCGTTATATTCCGACTGGTAAAGAAACAGGTAAAGGATTAAGTGAAGGAATTAATCAATCTAATGCTGATGTTGAGTTAGCAGCCAAAGCTATAGGAATGATACCAGAAAATACTATTCAAGCTGAGATGACTACAGAAAAAACTAAGGAAAGTGGAACAGAGGTAGGTCGAGGGATAGCACAAGGGATTGATAGCAGTCAAGAGGCTGTGCAACAAAGTGCTAAAGCTGTCGCAGACACTCCAAATAATGAACTATCTAGCCATATGAACCAAGGTATCTATGCTGAGTACGGACAAGCAGTGGGAGAAGGTCTTGCAACGGGAATCGCAGCCACTAGTCCAGTGGTTGTTGCGGAAGTAAATAAGTTGGTTGACCAAATGGTAAAACAAACTGACATTGGTATCAAAAATATGACAGTAAGTTTTAATCAAGTTGTTCCTGATGTAGCTAACGCGTTGAGTGCGCTTCCTATGGTAGCTTCCAATAGTATGAATTCTATGAATATGAGTTTCCAAAGTGGATCGCAAGTACAATTAGCTACTGTGAAAGCTTTGAATAGCAATTTGATACGTACCTTTACTAATACGCCAAGTGAATTTCAATCGATTGGTCGAGATATTATGAGTCGGTTGAATTCTGGAATGATGGCAGAGTCGAGCAGGGTTGTCGCAACTTCCAGAAATATATCAAATAGGATTGTACAATCCTTCAATCAGTTGCCAAATCAGATGCAAATGACAGGTCGCAACGCAATTAGTTCATTAAATAGTGGAATGAATTCATCTGTAAGGCAACCTATTTTAACTGCATCAAGAACTAGCTCGGCGGTTGTATCTGCTTTTTCAGGATTGCCTAACCAGCTAAATGGAGTGGGTCGTGATGCTATGGCTGGATTGAATGCTGGATTAAATGCCGGTACAGCATCTGTATTGGCAACCGCAAATAGAATTGCCAATCAGGTTGCCGCCACCATGAAAAGCGCATTGGATATAAATAGTCCTTCGAAAGTCATGGCGAACGAGGTTGGACGGTGGATTCCAGAGGGGGTTGCCGCAGGTATCGAAAAATATGCAGGAGTTGTTTACCAAGAGATAGATAACTTGTCGGCGGGCATGTTGAAAATTACCACGCCAGAAGTTGCTTTAGGTTCTGCACGTATGTGGAGAGAGCTTTCCAACGAAAAAATCAGTCAAACGATTGTCCACCAATCTTCATCAGTAGATATGGCTGAGTTGGCACGGGTGCTGAATAGTCGTCCAATCAAGGTGAACTCAATCCTAGATGGAGAGAAGATTTCCAGTACTTTTGACCAATCTCTAGGAAGACAAATGTATAAAAGACAATACACAGGGGGTGTGGGTTTTGCATGA
- a CDS encoding Gp15 family bacteriophage protein: MRLNDPEVTSFFYKEREYLINLSFDIVLDAFDVLNEAIFTDYEKACLCLDLLIGEGCYQSEDALSLWVFIYDQFIHKEVPPFIKYSFYGEPLSVEEHEQLIDISADAETIYASFIQAYNIDLIDKQGILTWSKFRALLHNLPSDTPLKRIMQIRAWKPGNNDSEEYKQDMTDLQRYYALNTDREEEDND, translated from the coding sequence ATGAGGTTAAATGACCCAGAAGTCACTTCCTTTTTTTATAAAGAACGTGAGTATTTGATTAATTTGTCATTTGATATTGTATTAGATGCTTTTGATGTGTTAAACGAGGCAATATTCACTGATTATGAGAAAGCTTGTCTATGTCTAGACTTATTAATTGGTGAAGGTTGCTATCAATCTGAGGATGCACTTAGTCTATGGGTATTTATTTACGACCAATTTATCCATAAGGAAGTTCCACCGTTCATTAAATATAGTTTTTACGGAGAGCCACTTTCTGTGGAAGAGCACGAACAATTAATAGATATATCAGCGGATGCAGAGACTATTTACGCTTCTTTTATCCAAGCATATAACATCGATTTAATTGATAAACAGGGAATACTGACTTGGTCCAAATTTAGAGCTCTTTTACATAATCTGCCTTCAGACACCCCACTTAAACGAATTATGCAGATTCGAGCTTGGAAACCAGGAAATAATGATTCAGAAGAATATAAGCAAGATATGACAGATTTACAAAGATACTATGCCTTAAATACTGATAGAGAGGAGGAAGATAATGACTAA
- a CDS encoding HeH/LEM domain-containing protein, with protein sequence MGTLFKADSPEPEELKATGLTMPELKQTLDSKNIEYPSNAKKDELTKILGEAL encoded by the coding sequence ATGGGAACCTTATTCAAAGCAGACAGCCCAGAGCCAGAAGAACTGAAAGCTACTGGGCTAACTATGCCAGAATTAAAACAAACACTTGATAGTAAAAATATAGAATACCCGTCAAATGCTAAAAAAGACGAACTAACTAAAATATTGGGGGAGGCTTTATAG
- a CDS encoding phage tail tube protein: MKRKKIALIGFEIQKLKDGKITEDGWVRLKKIKSVSDASQEEVDDGDGFFDGSGEPEQTITSHRLGYSFTGEYFEGDEASELIDEMIGLFGDDRKIGFRVTDDRDNPKKKREGIATLSSPQTKTGGATEFGNIEFTVLYDTTPKWEPYSKQTAQSQKN, encoded by the coding sequence ATGAAACGAAAAAAAATTGCGCTAATTGGATTTGAAATTCAAAAATTGAAAGATGGAAAAATTACTGAAGATGGTTGGGTTCGTTTAAAAAAAATTAAGAGTGTCTCTGATGCCTCACAAGAAGAAGTTGACGATGGAGACGGTTTCTTTGATGGGTCGGGAGAACCAGAGCAAACGATCACCTCTCATCGACTAGGCTATAGTTTTACGGGTGAATACTTTGAGGGCGATGAAGCATCTGAATTAATTGATGAAATGATTGGTTTATTTGGAGATGATCGGAAAATTGGTTTTCGAGTAACAGATGATCGAGATAATCCCAAAAAGAAAAGGGAAGGAATTGCAACTTTATCAAGTCCTCAAACGAAAACTGGAGGGGCTACTGAATTTGGTAATATTGAATTTACTGTTCTATATGATACTACACCTAAATGGGAACCTTATTCAAAGCAGACAGCCCAGAGCCAGAAGAACTGA
- a CDS encoding minor capsid protein: protein MDFIDQLLEVSNQVPVPVRIHSLDKDESMRLTALPGGKTVETFMDGSKQKELNYEFVYKTKCENADRIMIELGELLEEQEDIPSSNNSYQFVGITIVDEPFFTGYDDKKFLYYRLAIKATLYFDK from the coding sequence ATGGATTTTATTGATCAGTTGCTAGAAGTATCGAACCAAGTACCAGTACCAGTCCGTATTCACTCTTTAGATAAAGACGAGTCGATGCGTCTAACCGCATTACCTGGAGGTAAAACGGTCGAAACTTTTATGGATGGATCAAAACAAAAAGAACTAAATTATGAATTTGTCTATAAAACAAAATGTGAAAATGCAGATCGGATAATGATTGAACTAGGTGAGTTACTAGAAGAACAAGAAGATATTCCATCTAGTAACAATAGTTATCAATTTGTTGGAATAACAATTGTAGATGAACCTTTTTTTACAGGTTATGACGACAAAAAATTTCTGTATTATCGATTAGCAATCAAAGCAACATTATATTTTGATAAATAG
- a CDS encoding minor capsid protein has product MGASVRIDLSRAKIKLSHSSIQNGRHEMANKAHLDMNERFVPMRSQHLRDMSFVESNGEKITWNARYALAHYHGGFTNKFGTQVIFSNYTTPGTGPYWDKEAKSIFMSSWLEAFKRGANW; this is encoded by the coding sequence ATGGGAGCATCTGTAAGAATTGATTTAAGTCGAGCAAAGATAAAATTAAGTCATTCATCTATACAAAATGGACGGCACGAAATGGCAAATAAAGCTCATTTAGATATGAATGAAAGATTTGTTCCTATGAGGAGCCAACACTTGAGAGATATGTCTTTTGTTGAAAGTAATGGAGAAAAGATTACTTGGAATGCTCGATATGCTTTGGCTCATTATCACGGAGGGTTTACAAATAAGTTTGGAACACAGGTAATATTTTCTAATTATACTACACCGGGAACTGGTCCATATTGGGATAAAGAAGCAAAATCTATATTTATGTCTAGTTGGTTAGAAGCATTCAAGAGGGGAGCGAATTGGTAA
- a CDS encoding putative minor capsid protein, which translates to MRMPPKRFFPHAMIYRKKNGMGPRGEPILEEDLVIDHVRFDDTVKFEPRDIDGKVQTPNALISMVKKYTGPLPEFSVADQIEIFGEQYTITKIVPLLVDSPEPFAYELEVV; encoded by the coding sequence ATGAGAATGCCACCAAAACGTTTTTTTCCTCATGCGATGATCTATCGCAAGAAAAACGGAATGGGTCCACGAGGTGAGCCAATTCTTGAAGAGGATCTTGTGATTGATCATGTCCGCTTTGATGACACAGTCAAATTTGAGCCGAGGGATATTGATGGGAAAGTACAAACGCCTAATGCATTGATCTCTATGGTGAAAAAATATACTGGACCATTACCGGAGTTTTCAGTTGCAGATCAAATTGAAATCTTTGGCGAACAATACACAATCACAAAAATCGTTCCGTTGCTTGTTGATTCTCCTGAACCATTCGCTTATGAATTGGAGGTAGTTTAA
- a CDS encoding HeH/LEM domain-containing protein, whose protein sequence is MTPEEPGKSGVEGKSLVIDDMKVDELRAELDRLSIEYSSAAKKPELIELLKESE, encoded by the coding sequence ATGACCCCGGAAGAACCGGGGAAGTCTGGGGTAGAAGGTAAATCATTAGTCATCGATGACATGAAAGTTGATGAGCTTAGAGCTGAGTTAGATCGTCTTAGCATTGAGTATTCATCTGCTGCCAAGAAACCAGAATTAATTGAGCTGTTAAAAGAGAGTGAATAA
- a CDS encoding phage scaffolding protein gives MEWIKEILSKHVGEDGKFDLDGATKEIKSEFPKNAVPKADFNDKSQKLKTANEDLTAANALVEQLKASNSGNEDLQKQIDDYKNQLETVTAERLADRKNAAIELALTQAGAKNITAVKALLKADELEMTDEGVKGLDDKVASLKKDEGYLFQSSDPAPQPKKKQFVAAGNTGGGEPPKEKSWKDNLAENIARTKNN, from the coding sequence ATGGAATGGATCAAAGAAATTTTATCAAAACACGTCGGAGAGGATGGGAAGTTTGATCTAGACGGAGCGACAAAAGAAATAAAATCAGAATTTCCGAAAAATGCTGTGCCTAAAGCTGATTTTAACGATAAGTCTCAAAAGCTAAAAACTGCAAACGAAGATTTAACCGCCGCAAATGCGCTTGTTGAGCAGTTGAAAGCATCAAACAGTGGAAATGAAGATCTGCAAAAACAAATTGATGACTATAAAAATCAGTTAGAAACCGTAACCGCTGAAAGACTAGCAGATCGTAAGAACGCTGCGATCGAATTAGCTTTAACACAAGCTGGAGCTAAGAACATTACAGCTGTGAAAGCTTTGTTGAAGGCAGATGAATTGGAAATGACTGACGAAGGAGTCAAGGGATTAGATGATAAAGTAGCCTCACTGAAAAAAGATGAAGGCTATTTGTTTCAATCAAGCGATCCTGCACCACAGCCAAAGAAAAAGCAGTTTGTGGCTGCTGGTAATACAGGTGGTGGTGAGCCACCTAAAGAAAAAAGCTGGAAAGATAATCTAGCAGAGAATATTGCAAGAACAAAAAATAATTAG
- a CDS encoding phage minor capsid protein: MAITPNQLDIEASYIQDAYMAMEDEIMRMLVKHLKMPTRTPLNEDNAFHWKIEKMHQLNLLNQQSLQRLVNETSQYSYDQLRKIIVDMGFEVISDLDKNLSQQTGKEPPSRTEIDNVMESYLNQQWRDLDNHINQTLIDTNYPNNPLAKMYQQVLNDTVAKIIGGTKTPQQALRESIYAMVEKGVMTTFVDKAGREWSLERYVRMVLKTTTHHVYQDLRLKRGLEHGIVTAIMSSHMAARPHCAHIQGGWVLLVRKEDAPEELRHIPSIYDHGYGEPDGTQGINCRHRLYIQIYDPDLDIHMKQYDPKQAIDNANLVAKQRRMEVAIRRAKRQLNGATTMDNKEDVLHFKQLVRRRQAALRTFINEHDQLLRRDYSKEQVYS; the protein is encoded by the coding sequence ATGGCCATTACACCTAACCAGTTAGATATTGAGGCTTCTTACATTCAAGATGCTTATATGGCGATGGAAGATGAGATCATGAGGATGCTTGTTAAGCATTTGAAAATGCCAACTCGAACGCCTTTGAATGAGGACAACGCTTTTCATTGGAAAATTGAAAAGATGCATCAATTAAATTTATTGAATCAACAATCTTTGCAGCGATTGGTCAATGAAACAAGTCAGTATTCTTATGATCAGCTACGTAAAATCATCGTGGATATGGGGTTTGAAGTCATTTCAGATCTTGACAAAAACTTATCTCAACAAACTGGAAAAGAACCGCCATCACGAACTGAGATTGACAATGTGATGGAGTCGTATCTTAATCAGCAATGGCGAGATCTCGACAATCATATCAATCAAACGCTGATCGACACTAATTATCCGAATAATCCACTGGCTAAGATGTATCAACAAGTTTTAAACGATACTGTGGCCAAAATCATCGGAGGCACAAAAACGCCACAACAGGCACTTAGAGAGTCGATCTATGCGATGGTGGAAAAAGGGGTGATGACGACCTTTGTCGACAAGGCAGGGCGTGAATGGAGCCTTGAGCGCTACGTACGGATGGTTTTGAAAACAACAACTCACCATGTTTATCAGGATCTACGACTTAAGCGAGGGTTAGAGCATGGCATTGTCACAGCAATTATGAGTAGCCATATGGCTGCACGACCACACTGTGCCCATATCCAAGGCGGATGGGTATTGCTTGTCCGTAAAGAGGATGCGCCGGAAGAATTACGGCACATTCCATCGATCTATGATCATGGATACGGTGAGCCTGACGGAACCCAAGGTATTAATTGTCGACATCGATTGTACATCCAAATCTATGATCCGGATCTTGATATTCACATGAAGCAGTATGATCCAAAGCAAGCGATTGACAATGCAAACTTGGTTGCCAAGCAACGACGCATGGAAGTCGCTATTCGTCGTGCCAAGCGGCAGTTGAACGGAGCAACGACAATGGACAACAAAGAAGATGTTCTGCACTTCAAACAACTGGTCAGACGACGTCAAGCAGCACTGCGTACTTTTATCAATGAGCATGATCAATTGTTACGTCGGGATTATTCGAAAGAGCAAGTGTATTCATAG